GGAATTACAGCGCCTTATCGATGAAAATGAATTCGGCCCGTTACTGGCTCATGCGCCGTATACGTTGAATATGTGTTCGGCCAAGCCAGAAACAAGGGAATTTGCTAAAATGATTTTTAAGGAAGATTTATTGCGTCTGGAAGAATTACCTTGCCAGCTTTATAATTTTCATCCCGGCAGTCATACCGGTCAAGGCGTCGAAAAAGGAATTGCCTTAATTACAGAGATATTAAATGATGTAATGTGGGCAGATCAGAAAGCAACGGTGGTGTTGGAAACGATGTCCGGGAAAGGAACTGAAATTGGCAGAAGTTTCGAGGAGTTAAAAGCGATTATCGATAGGGTTGAGTTGAAGCATAAAATGGGGGTTTGTCTGGATACTTGCCATGTTTATTCGGCCGGTTATGATGTCGTTGCCAATCTGGAGGGGGTGTTAGCCAGCTTCGATCAGATTATCGGACTTGATTATTTAAAATGTATCCATTTGAATGATAGTATGATGCCGTTTAACAGCAATAAAGATCGCCATCAAAAAATTGGATTGGGAACCCTTGGGATTGACGCGTTTAGGAAAATTGTCACCCATCCGCAACTGAAGGAGCTGCCTTTTTTTCTGGAAACACCGCAGGAAAATGTTCAGGATTATCAAAAGGAAATTGACTTATTACGGTCATTTGAAGGTGCGAGGATAGAATACGCTGACTAAAATGTAATCTAAACAAAATAGCAAGCCGGAATAATTCCGGCTTGCTATTACTAAGCTTAAACATTAAATCAGTAATGACAGGACATAATTTAAGAGGAGATCCTCATTGATATCCCAGGGATCAGCCATAATGGTTTTATCTTCGTCAGTCAATTCAGGGTGACTGGCCGCATAGGTTTCAAAGTAGTTCAAATATTCGGATTTGATTGTTTCCAATGATAATACCTCGCTAATATTTTCCGTTTTCAATCACATAACGATGCACGGCCAGGAGTTTGTTTAAATCGAGACCTTTATTTCTGAGAATTGATTTGCCGGTGGTAAAAATATAACCGCCTCCCGGAGCAGCGCAATCAATCATTTCTTTGGCAATGTCAATACAAGCTTCAGTGGATTTTGATTTTAACGCTTCGATCGGATAATTTCCCATAATACACATATTCTTGCCGACTTTTTCTTTAATCACTTTTATATTGCCATCTTCAAAAATTCCAACAACCCGAGGGTTTAAGCTACCCAGATAATCATATAATTTTGACCAGTTCCCTTCAATAAACAAACCAACCGTGTAACCCTTTGCGGTTAAGCCATTGACGAGTCGCTCAAAGGTTGGCCAATAGAAACGTTCAAACTGTTTAGGGTTTAAAAATGAAGGCATGTGCAGCGGCATAAAAATAAACGGCAGTTTTTTTGGAGCACCCTGATAGGCGGTAACTCCCCAACGCAACATTAACGGGAGAAGAGCTTCACAGGCTTGTTCAACAAGTTCTGGACAGCGGTGTAAATCAACTGAAATACCGGTAAAACCACGGAGTTGATCTGATAAAAAATCAAAAGGGGATTCAATCATATTTTTGGTGATAATGGGAACACCAACGGAATCGGCACAATACTGGTCAATTTCCTGAAGTTGTTGAGTATAGTGCATGTAACTGAGCGCACCTTTAGCTAAATTAAGACCAGCCAGAGGACCGGGTTTGGCAAAAGCTTTATATTGTCGGGGCAGAACCTTATCCACCAGCGTTTTAAAGGGATCTTTGATGAGCTCGGGGTATTCGTTTACCAACATACCACAGACTTCAGGATGTTGCATAAAACCATCCTTATTGGGAACAAAATTTTGGGAGCCCATGGTGGTGTATAATCCCGGATACCTTAAAAAGGTGGCGGATGCCGCATCGACTTGCATATCCCGGTAATAGATGGGGAGACATTCTTTGATAATCTCCAGATTCCAGGTTGCCGATTTGAGCTGACGGCCACAATAATCAATGGCAATTTCAGGTCCGTTTAAGGAAAAAATCGGGATGCGATCTGGTTTTTGCAGACAGATTGCTTTCTCCAGACGATTTAATCGTTCGTCAAATAATTGTTTGATGCCACTCATCTTTTCACCGACCTTTATTAGTTAACAGATAATTATTTGAAAATGTTTTCATCCTTCAAAATAACACTATTTAGAATAATTGTCAATACTAAAAAATCTTAAAAAGGGGCTTGAATCCCCCCGAAAATTGTGCTATCATCATGTTAATGAGTGAGCAAGTGTTCACATATTGAGGTGAAAAATGGAAAAAGTTTTGAAAAACAATTATTCTGATGCAACTTTATTTGAAGTTGCAGAATTCTTTAAAGTATTGGGAGATCCCACGCGAATAAAGATTGTCAGTGCACTATTTGAAAATGGTGAACTGTGTGTAAATGATATTGTTGATGTGGTGGATGTAAGTCGTACGGCGGTATCTCATCAATTAAGAATTTTAAAAGACAAACGGATTATTAGTTTTAGAAAAGAAGGTCAAATGAAATTTTATCATTTAGATGATGCTCATGTAGAAGTGATCGTTCTCTTGACGATCACTCATTTAAATCATCAGTAATTATCAAGCAGATCATTGCAATTGGAAAGAGGTTGACGAAGATGAAAGTATTTTTAGAAGGACTTAACTGCGCGAATTGCGCTGGAAAAATCGAAAAGTTAGTGGGAAAGATGCCAAATGTCAGTGCGGCAAGTATATCGCTGGCGACCGGATCATTGGTTATTGAAGAAGCGGATGGTTTTGCCCGGGAAGAGACCTATGATGCGATTGTCAAGCTGGTTCATTCACTGGAACCGCATGTAGTGGTTTCGACAACCAGAAACCAGACGGCAGCAGTCACTGGTTGTGGGTGTGGTGACCATGCCCATGGACATTCTCATGAGCATGCCCATGACCATCCTAAAACGGAAGCGGTTCAAAGCCATACGCATGGGGACATGGACAAAAGACAAAAGATCGAGTTGAGCAGTGCGATTGGCCTGTTTATTTTGGGTTTTATTTTACAGGCACTGCTTCCGGCAAATTTGGAAATGGTAACCATTGGTGTTTTTTTAGGCGCTTATTTATTAGCCGGATATCGGGTGATTTTATTGGCCTTTAGAAATATTGGACACGGCCAGATTTTTGACGAGAACTTTTTAATGGCGATTGCTACCTTTGGCGCTTTATTTTTAACTGAATGGCCAGAGGCGGCTGGGGTAATGATTTTTTTTGGAATCGGGGAATATTTTCAGGATCGGGCAGTGGACAATGCGCGACGATCAATTGCGGAAACGATTAGTTTTAATGCCATAACAGCCAATCGGGTTGACCCCGAAGGGGAGGTTGTGATTGATGCCAAAGAAGTGAAAATTGGCGATCTTCTGATTATTAAACCGGGTGAAAAAATTCCTGCCGATGGCATAATTATTGAAGGGGTTTCGCATTTGGATACATCGCCGCTTACCGGTGAATCCTATCCGCGTAAAGTTGCAAAAGGAGATGAAATCTTGAGTGGCATGATCAATGGAAATGCCGTTTTAAAAATTCGAGTTACCAAGGATTATGAAAATTCAACGGCGATGAAAATTATGCATCTGATTGAAGAAGCCAGTGATAAAAAAGGTAAAACAGAGAAATTTATCACAAAGTTTTCCCATTATTATACACCAATTGTTGTTTTTTCGGCCATTGCGATGGCAATTATTCCGCCACTTTTTATTTCCGGAGCGTCATGGCAAACCTGGTTTTATCAAAGTTTGATATTTCTGGTGGTATCTTGTCCTTGTGCATTGGTATTATCGATTCCAATCAGCTATTTTGGCGGGATTGGCCGGGCGTCTAAAGAAGGGGTGCTGATTAAAGGCGGCAATTATCTGGATGTTTTATACCAAAGTGATGTTTTTGTTTTTGATAAAACGGGAACCCTTACTCAGGGAGAATTCAAAGTGCTTAAAGCGGAACCGGCACCGGGATTTACTGAAGCTGAACTTTTAGCGGCGGCAGCAACGGGTGAACATTATTCAAATCATCCGATTGGAAAAGCGATCACAACTTATGTAAAAATGGCTGTAGACGAAAATAATTTAACCGATTATTTAGAAGTTCCGGGGAAAGGTACCCGTGTTGTAGTCGGCGACCAGGTTATTTTGGCGGGCAATCGAAGTCTTTTTCAGGAACATCAGATTGAATTGGCAGATAATCAAGAAACCGGAACGATTGTTTATGTAGCCGTTGATAATAAATTGGCTGGATACCTGGTCCTTGGGGATATGCTCAAAGAAAATGCTTTTTCGGCGCTGACGCTGTTGAAGAAATTAGGCATCAAAAAGACGATTATGCTCAGTGGCGATAATTCAAGTGTAGCCAACGAGATCGGAACCCAGTTAATGCTGGATGAAGTAATCGGTGATTGTTTGCCTCAAGATAAAGTTCGTGCATTTGAAAAAATAA
This is a stretch of genomic DNA from Acetobacterium woodii DSM 1030. It encodes these proteins:
- a CDS encoding deoxyribonuclease IV gives rise to the protein MLIIGPHLSIAGGLKKAGEEAQKIAANTFQFFTRNPRGGKAKAIDVNDVAELQRLIDENEFGPLLAHAPYTLNMCSAKPETREFAKMIFKEDLLRLEELPCQLYNFHPGSHTGQGVEKGIALITEILNDVMWADQKATVVLETMSGKGTEIGRSFEELKAIIDRVELKHKMGVCLDTCHVYSAGYDVVANLEGVLASFDQIIGLDYLKCIHLNDSMMPFNSNKDRHQKIGLGTLGIDAFRKIVTHPQLKELPFFLETPQENVQDYQKEIDLLRSFEGARIEYAD
- a CDS encoding uroporphyrinogen decarboxylase family protein, with the protein product MSGIKQLFDERLNRLEKAICLQKPDRIPIFSLNGPEIAIDYCGRQLKSATWNLEIIKECLPIYYRDMQVDAASATFLRYPGLYTTMGSQNFVPNKDGFMQHPEVCGMLVNEYPELIKDPFKTLVDKVLPRQYKAFAKPGPLAGLNLAKGALSYMHYTQQLQEIDQYCADSVGVPIITKNMIESPFDFLSDQLRGFTGISVDLHRCPELVEQACEALLPLMLRWGVTAYQGAPKKLPFIFMPLHMPSFLNPKQFERFYWPTFERLVNGLTAKGYTVGLFIEGNWSKLYDYLGSLNPRVVGIFEDGNIKVIKEKVGKNMCIMGNYPIEALKSKSTEACIDIAKEMIDCAAPGGGYIFTTGKSILRNKGLDLNKLLAVHRYVIENGKY
- a CDS encoding ArsR/SmtB family transcription factor, with the protein product MEKVLKNNYSDATLFEVAEFFKVLGDPTRIKIVSALFENGELCVNDIVDVVDVSRTAVSHQLRILKDKRIISFRKEGQMKFYHLDDAHVEVIVLLTITHLNHQ
- a CDS encoding heavy metal translocating P-type ATPase — protein: MKVFLEGLNCANCAGKIEKLVGKMPNVSAASISLATGSLVIEEADGFAREETYDAIVKLVHSLEPHVVVSTTRNQTAAVTGCGCGDHAHGHSHEHAHDHPKTEAVQSHTHGDMDKRQKIELSSAIGLFILGFILQALLPANLEMVTIGVFLGAYLLAGYRVILLAFRNIGHGQIFDENFLMAIATFGALFLTEWPEAAGVMIFFGIGEYFQDRAVDNARRSIAETISFNAITANRVDPEGEVVIDAKEVKIGDLLIIKPGEKIPADGIIIEGVSHLDTSPLTGESYPRKVAKGDEILSGMINGNAVLKIRVTKDYENSTAMKIMHLIEEASDKKGKTEKFITKFSHYYTPIVVFSAIAMAIIPPLFISGASWQTWFYQSLIFLVVSCPCALVLSIPISYFGGIGRASKEGVLIKGGNYLDVLYQSDVFVFDKTGTLTQGEFKVLKAEPAPGFTEAELLAAAATGEHYSNHPIGKAITTYVKMAVDENNLTDYLEVPGKGTRVVVGDQVILAGNRSLFQEHQIELADNQETGTIVYVAVDNKLAGYLVLGDMLKENAFSALTLLKKLGIKKTIMLSGDNSSVANEIGTQLMLDEVIGDCLPQDKVRAFEKIKGGNTAGKTIFVGDGMNDAPVLAMADAGIAMGALGSDAAIEAADIILMKDDPMDIVKAVNIAKYTRRIMIQNIVMALGIKLTVLTMTFFGMGEMYLAIFADVGAAILTILNTTRILRYRGFWQKQNRSKQLVERIAD